A stretch of Fundicoccus culcitae DNA encodes these proteins:
- the nusA gene encoding transcription termination factor NusA has protein sequence MSTELVKAMQVLEEEKGISRDVIKSALEDALELAYKRNYNQAQNVEVSFNKETGDIKVYSVREVVEINYDSMLEISLEEALKISPHYEIGDKIKFEVTPKDFGRIATQTAKHVIMQRIREAEREIIYEEYNQYQDEILTGIVERQDHRFLYVNLGKVEAVMPVSEQIPTEKYHMDDRIKVYVSKVDKTSKGAQVIVTRAQPEFLRRLFEQEVPEIYEGIVEIVNIAREAGDRSKVAVRSRDKNVDPVGTCIGPGGQRVQSIVRELNGENMDIIEWNEDPVIFIKNAMSPADVEEIIFDEANHSCIVVVPDHQLSLAIGKKGQNARLAARLTTYKIDIKSVSSYADYVAEQTAKEIEQKEAEGLEDDTIDELAVTDEVEVLDEDTIAADIDVKSEDLFADPDVSIAADGDDFYQTGDVEDLRNAQDIDEQEYTPEAVEDAIEAVEIDGEQDYDELVEEVKYEQLLEDEAF, from the coding sequence ATGAGTACAGAACTTGTAAAAGCCATGCAAGTACTTGAAGAAGAAAAGGGTATATCTAGAGATGTTATTAAAAGTGCTCTAGAAGATGCCTTAGAATTAGCTTATAAACGTAATTATAATCAAGCACAAAATGTTGAAGTATCTTTTAACAAAGAGACGGGTGATATTAAAGTATATTCCGTACGTGAAGTTGTTGAAATAAATTATGACAGTATGCTTGAAATAAGCTTAGAAGAAGCATTAAAAATTAGTCCCCATTATGAAATTGGTGATAAAATAAAGTTTGAAGTGACACCAAAAGATTTTGGACGCATAGCCACCCAAACGGCTAAACATGTTATTATGCAACGAATCCGTGAAGCTGAACGTGAAATTATTTATGAGGAATATAATCAATATCAAGATGAAATATTAACTGGGATTGTGGAAAGACAAGATCATCGATTCTTATATGTCAATCTTGGTAAAGTAGAAGCCGTTATGCCAGTGAGTGAACAAATTCCTACAGAAAAATATCATATGGATGATCGCATAAAAGTCTATGTTAGTAAAGTTGATAAAACCAGTAAAGGGGCGCAAGTGATTGTCACACGTGCACAACCTGAGTTTTTAAGAAGATTGTTTGAACAAGAGGTGCCTGAAATTTACGAAGGAATCGTGGAGATTGTCAATATTGCTCGTGAAGCGGGCGATCGTTCTAAAGTAGCCGTGCGATCAAGAGATAAAAACGTTGATCCAGTGGGTACCTGTATTGGACCTGGGGGACAAAGGGTACAATCAATCGTTCGTGAGTTAAATGGTGAAAACATGGATATTATCGAATGGAATGAAGATCCGGTGATATTTATTAAAAATGCCATGAGTCCTGCGGATGTTGAAGAAATCATTTTTGATGAAGCCAACCATTCGTGTATTGTGGTCGTACCTGATCACCAATTGTCACTGGCCATTGGTAAAAAAGGTCAAAATGCTCGTTTAGCTGCTCGGTTAACAACCTATAAAATTGATATTAAATCCGTTTCCTCTTATGCTGATTATGTTGCAGAACAAACAGCCAAGGAAATCGAACAAAAGGAAGCCGAAGGATTGGAAGATGATACCATCGATGAATTGGCAGTGACCGATGAAGTCGAAGTGTTAGATGAAGATACAATTGCAGCTGATATTGATGTTAAGTCGGAAGATTTATTTGCTGATCCTGACGTCTCCATCGCAGCCGATGGTGATGATTTCTACCAAACAGGTGATGTGGAAGATTTACGGAATGCGCAAGATATCGACGAGCAAGAATACACACCTGAGGCTGTCGAAGATGCCATTGAAGCCGTTGAAATTGACGGTGAACAAGATTATGATGAGCTTGTTGAAGAAGTTAAGTATGAACAATTATTAGAAGATGAAGCGTTTTAA
- a CDS encoding amino acid ABC transporter ATP-binding protein, whose product MLKLENWSKSYGNHLVLDNINIDVPTGNVLTIIGSSGSGKSTLLRTVNFLEKPNKGTIHIGDIVQEVSHIPEKEIFKIRRQTAMVFQNYALFSKKTALENVMEQLIMVQKKPKHEAKEIAEKYLEQVGMSDRANYYPNRLSGGQQQRVGIARALAIQPEVILFDEPTSALDPEMVSGILDLIQQVAHQDTTMILVTHEMNFAKHVSDQVIFLDKGVILEEGTPSQIFDNPQMERTQQFIRGFSDTSFAI is encoded by the coding sequence ATGTTAAAACTCGAAAATTGGTCTAAGAGTTATGGTAACCACTTGGTATTAGATAATATTAACATTGACGTGCCGACTGGAAATGTACTTACGATTATTGGCTCTAGTGGATCGGGAAAATCTACCTTACTCAGAACCGTAAATTTTTTAGAAAAACCAAATAAAGGAACCATCCATATTGGAGATATCGTACAAGAAGTTAGCCATATTCCTGAAAAAGAAATCTTCAAAATAAGAAGACAGACGGCCATGGTATTTCAAAATTATGCGCTCTTTTCTAAAAAGACAGCTTTGGAAAATGTCATGGAACAATTAATCATGGTACAAAAGAAACCAAAACATGAAGCCAAAGAAATTGCAGAAAAATATTTAGAACAAGTTGGTATGTCAGACCGTGCTAATTATTATCCGAATCGTTTATCGGGTGGTCAACAACAACGTGTTGGAATTGCTAGAGCCTTAGCAATTCAACCCGAAGTCATTCTCTTTGATGAACCAACCTCTGCTTTAGACCCTGAAATGGTCAGTGGTATTTTAGATTTAATTCAACAAGTCGCCCATCAAGATACCACCATGATTTTGGTAACCCATGAAATGAATTTTGCAAAACACGTTTCTGACCAAGTTATCTTCTTAGATAAAGGGGTCATCTTGGAGGAAGGTACACCTAGTCAAATTTTTGATAACCCCCAAATGGAACGAACACAACAGTTCATCCGTGGTTTTAGTGATACTAGTTTTGCTATCTAA
- a CDS encoding ABC transporter substrate-binding protein/permease, with amino-acid sequence MIKQIKWFLYSALALLFVFLGINLTVKPIDAQETITIGISGQTKPLNYFEDNELTGFEIDMLNEIDARLDDVEFEFVTTEFASLFAGLDSGQFDIVANNLGENAERREKFLFSLYPYVITHNVIITQTDQPDNLTMEDMAGMSFGVVTASPQSMFLERWNDENPDLAVDIQYVDSDPSTIIRDVHSGRFDATIYATTYLNDVQQTFGIELKQHIIENEDEINPPGSYLMYSKDDLELRNQIDDVLAEMREDGTLAEISMTYFGQNDTELSQAIIDKNDTLNQVNIASDESVATIENDLQDTRNVTIGISGQTKPLNYFEDNELTGFEIDMLNEIDARLDDVEFEFVTTEFASLFAGLDSGQFDIVANNLGENAERREKFLFSLYPYVITHNVIITQTDQPDNLTMEDMAGMSFGVVTASPQSMFLERWNDENPDLAVDIQYVDSDPSTIIRDVHSGRFDATIYATTYLNDVQQTFGIELKQHIIENEDEINPPGSYLMYSKEDLELRNQIDDVLAEMREDGTLADISMTYFGQNDTELSQAIIDKNDAINEEYQAQDNSNQTERVVTVGTSGQTKPLNYFEDNELTGFEIDLLTAIDEKLDNITFEYEITEFASLFAGLDSGQFDLVTNNLGENEERREKFLFSLYPYVITHNVIITNTEKADNLTMEDMAGMSFGVVTASPQSMFLEKWNEENPDLAVDIQYVDSDPSNLIRDVYSGRFDATIYATTYLNDVQQTFGIELKAHPIENEDAIRLPGSYFIYRLEDVELRNQMDAAIAELREDGTLAAISQKYMGQDDTQLTEEIIARNDNFEEQRLAQSDIESTQIVTQAQSTTSSTDGKIFAPEIIPQILPTILEKLPITLLMTVVSAVIGLLLGFLIALIKIYDIPILKQLATLFVSFMRGTPQLVQLFLAYYGFPLVVAWINQQLNTSINVNNIPALLYVFIAFGLNEAAYNSETIRAAILSVDKSEIEAAKSIGLTNRQTMTRIILPSAMIVAIPNLGNSLISLLKGTSLAFTVTVIDIMGQARIIAGSNLRFFEAYIAVSLIYWVCCIIIENFVKWLEKKLNVNLIDESQIQQSNNGTTSDALALDSKTK; translated from the coding sequence ATGATAAAACAAATAAAATGGTTTTTATATAGTGCCTTGGCATTACTCTTTGTTTTTTTAGGCATCAATCTTACGGTTAAGCCTATAGATGCACAAGAAACGATAACGATTGGAATCTCCGGCCAGACAAAACCCCTCAACTACTTTGAAGATAATGAGTTGACCGGTTTTGAAATTGATATGTTGAATGAAATCGATGCACGTTTGGATGATGTCGAATTCGAATTTGTAACCACCGAATTTGCTTCATTGTTTGCCGGTCTTGACTCTGGCCAGTTCGATATTGTCGCCAATAACTTAGGTGAAAATGCTGAACGGCGTGAAAAATTCCTCTTCTCGCTCTATCCTTATGTAATCACGCATAATGTTATTATTACACAAACGGACCAACCCGATAACTTAACCATGGAAGACATGGCGGGGATGTCATTCGGTGTTGTAACGGCTTCCCCTCAATCCATGTTCTTAGAAAGATGGAATGATGAGAACCCCGATTTAGCCGTTGATATTCAATATGTCGATTCAGACCCATCGACCATCATTCGTGATGTTCACAGTGGTCGCTTTGATGCAACCATCTACGCGACGACATACTTAAATGATGTGCAACAAACCTTTGGTATCGAGTTAAAACAACATATCATTGAAAACGAAGATGAAATCAATCCGCCTGGATCATACTTAATGTACAGCAAAGACGATTTGGAATTACGTAATCAAATCGATGACGTTTTAGCCGAGATGCGTGAAGATGGCACTTTGGCAGAAATCTCAATGACCTACTTTGGACAAAACGATACAGAATTGTCCCAAGCTATTATTGATAAAAATGACACTCTTAATCAAGTAAATATCGCTAGTGACGAAAGTGTTGCTACTATTGAAAACGACTTACAAGACACTCGTAATGTCACCATTGGAATCTCCGGCCAAACAAAACCCCTCAACTACTTTGAAGATAATGAGTTGACCGGTTTTGAAATTGATATGTTGAATGAAATCGATGCACGTTTGGATGATGTCGAATTCGAATTTGTAACCACCGAATTTGCTTCATTGTTTGCCGGTCTTGACTCTGGCCAGTTCGATATTGTCGCCAATAACTTAGGTGAAAATGCTGAACGGCGTGAAAAATTCCTCTTCTCGCTCTATCCTTATGTGATCACGCATAATGTTATTATTACACAAACGGACCAACCCGATAACTTAACCATGGAAGACATGGCGGGGATGTCATTCGGTGTTGTAACGGCTTCGCCTCAATCCATGTTCTTAGAAAGATGGAATGATGAGAACCCCGATTTAGCCGTTGATATTCAATATGTCGATTCAGACCCATCGACCATCATTCGTGATGTTCACAGTGGTCGCTTTGATGCAACCATCTATGCGACGACATACTTAAATGATGTGCAACAAACCTTTGGTATCGAGTTAAAACAACATATTATTGAAAACGAAGATGAAATCAATCCGCCTGGATCATACTTAATGTACAGCAAAGAAGATTTGGAATTACGTAATCAAATCGATGACGTTTTAGCCGAGATGCGTGAAGATGGCACTTTGGCAGACATCTCAATGACCTACTTTGGGCAAAATGATACAGAATTGTCCCAAGCTATTATTGATAAAAATGATGCGATTAATGAAGAATATCAAGCACAAGATAATAGTAACCAAACGGAACGAGTAGTGACTGTAGGTACATCAGGACAAACCAAACCTCTCAACTACTTTGAAGACAATGAATTAACTGGCTTTGAGATTGATTTGCTGACTGCAATTGATGAAAAACTTGATAATATTACCTTTGAATATGAAATAACTGAATTTGCTTCATTATTTGCTGGACTTGATTCTGGTCAATTTGATTTAGTGACTAATAACTTAGGTGAAAATGAAGAACGAAGAGAAAAATTCCTCTTCTCACTTTATCCTTACGTTATTACCCATAATGTCATTATCACAAATACAGAGAAAGCTGACAATTTGACCATGGAAGATATGGCAGGCATGTCATTTGGCGTCGTTACGGCTTCACCTCAATCCATGTTCCTAGAAAAATGGAATGAAGAAAACCCTGATTTAGCCGTTGATATTCAATATGTCGATTCTGATCCTTCAAACCTAATTCGTGATGTATACAGCGGTCGCTTTGACGCAACCATCTACGCGACGACATACTTAAATGATGTGCAACAAACCTTTGGTATTGAATTGAAAGCTCATCCAATCGAAAACGAAGATGCCATTCGTTTACCAGGTTCGTACTTTATTTACCGTTTAGAAGATGTTGAGTTAAGAAATCAAATGGATGCTGCGATTGCTGAACTAAGAGAAGATGGGACACTTGCAGCTATCAGCCAAAAATATATGGGGCAAGATGATACTCAACTAACGGAGGAAATTATTGCTCGCAATGATAATTTCGAAGAACAACGTTTGGCGCAATCTGATATTGAATCCACTCAAATAGTGACTCAAGCACAATCAACGACGTCAAGTACGGATGGTAAAATATTTGCACCTGAAATAATCCCTCAAATATTACCAACTATACTTGAAAAATTACCGATCACACTTTTAATGACTGTCGTATCTGCTGTGATTGGTTTGCTTTTAGGTTTCCTAATTGCGCTAATTAAAATCTATGATATTCCCATCTTAAAACAATTAGCCACCTTGTTTGTCTCATTTATGCGCGGTACACCTCAATTAGTACAATTATTCTTAGCCTACTATGGTTTCCCACTTGTAGTCGCTTGGATTAATCAACAATTAAATACGTCTATCAATGTGAATAACATTCCTGCATTATTATATGTATTTATTGCTTTTGGTTTAAATGAAGCAGCCTACAATTCTGAAACGATACGTGCAGCCATTCTTTCTGTTGATAAAAGTGAAATCGAAGCAGCTAAATCGATTGGTTTAACCAATCGCCAAACAATGACACGGATTATACTTCCATCTGCCATGATCGTTGCGATTCCAAACTTAGGTAATAGTTTAATTAGTTTACTAAAAGGGACTTCGCTTGCATTTACCGTTACAGTCATTGATATTATGGGGCAAGCAAGAATTATTGCAGGAAGTAATTTGCGTTTCTTCGAAGCTTATATTGCCGTATCCTTAATATACTGGGTATGTTGTATCATTATTGAAAATTTTGTTAAATGGCTTGAGAAAAAATTAAATGTCAATTTAATTGATGAGAGTCAAATTCAACAATCAAATAATGGAACAACATCTGACGCGCTAGCATTAGATTCTAAAACGAAATAG
- the rimP gene encoding ribosome maturation factor RimP gives MSSIVEKVRPIIEPIVEQFDCYLVDIEYVKEGPNWFLRIYADRNEGNIDLDDCALISEAVSSHLDNIQPDPFPAAYYLEVSSPGAERPLKNEQAIRDAVGSYIHFDYYVPQFGEKSHEGTLVKVNDEDYVIEVKIKTVTKQLEIAKSAVSNARLAIKF, from the coding sequence ATGAGTTCTATTGTAGAAAAAGTCCGTCCAATCATTGAACCAATTGTTGAACAATTTGATTGTTACCTTGTAGATATTGAATATGTTAAAGAAGGGCCAAATTGGTTTCTACGTATTTATGCAGATAGAAATGAAGGAAATATTGATTTAGATGACTGTGCCTTAATTAGTGAAGCTGTAAGTAGTCATTTGGATAATATTCAACCAGATCCTTTTCCAGCTGCCTATTATCTTGAAGTTTCTTCACCGGGTGCAGAACGACCATTAAAAAATGAACAAGCAATTAGGGATGCTGTTGGATCGTATATTCACTTTGATTATTATGTTCCTCAATTTGGTGAAAAAAGCCATGAAGGGACATTAGTTAAGGTAAACGATGAAGACTATGTCATTGAAGTAAAAATTAAGACGGTAACCAAGCAATTAGAAATCGCTAAATCAGCTGTTTCTAATGCCCGCTTAGCTATCAAGTTTTAA
- a CDS encoding polysaccharide deacetylase family protein: MKINNKIKHYLTWLILIIINLLLLFYMWTDMKALERDKLVESAQTDLNQLYFDHQHDFLDENITQKIIDDKVTQYSNIDDDQIRDTLNDIELRYGMIQTLNQIYVDDEPMIVGNRINDSNIINENLSLDELKHLQNEMDAALPRTEDDRLFLVFNEKMTFAEQTLQTIEDIEISLLRMDNQMTTESINQDLDQMKAIQAQYEKVSGQPKAQKLEVSYYQLIDQITQLVENNISFFNENKEVNHKIFENEALADRLLGTEVDHRPLIALTFDDGPNETTLQILDVLEKHEVHATFFQLGMNVVEYPEISKKVYEKGHKIGNHSFSHANYATISDDEVKEEMRLTQEAVATATGATPKLYRMPYGIGGQRVVEMFPDLQTVFWNIDSLDWEFRDSDKTVSEIMNTVKHRSIVLMHDIYPENVETLDRIIPYLKDQGYIFCFPDQILDADTYLD; this comes from the coding sequence TTGAAGATTAATAATAAAATTAAACATTATCTTACTTGGCTGATTTTAATAATCATTAATCTGTTACTCTTATTTTACATGTGGACCGACATGAAAGCCCTCGAAAGGGATAAATTGGTAGAAAGTGCGCAAACGGACTTAAATCAATTGTATTTTGATCATCAACATGATTTTCTTGATGAAAATATCACACAAAAAATAATTGATGATAAAGTCACTCAATATTCTAATATTGATGATGACCAAATTAGGGATACGCTTAATGATATTGAATTACGCTATGGAATGATCCAAACTTTGAATCAAATTTATGTTGACGATGAACCTATGATTGTAGGCAATCGTATTAATGACAGTAATATAATCAATGAAAATTTATCATTAGATGAGCTTAAACACTTACAAAATGAAATGGATGCTGCTCTTCCTAGAACGGAAGATGACCGCTTATTTCTAGTTTTTAATGAAAAAATGACTTTTGCAGAGCAGACTTTACAAACAATTGAAGATATAGAAATATCTTTACTGCGAATGGATAATCAGATGACGACTGAATCAATTAACCAAGATTTAGATCAGATGAAAGCCATTCAAGCACAGTATGAAAAAGTGAGTGGGCAGCCAAAAGCACAAAAACTTGAAGTATCATATTATCAATTAATTGACCAAATAACACAATTAGTAGAAAATAACATTTCATTTTTTAATGAAAATAAAGAAGTAAATCATAAAATTTTTGAAAATGAGGCCTTAGCTGACCGTTTGCTGGGAACGGAAGTTGATCACCGGCCACTGATAGCATTGACTTTCGATGATGGACCTAATGAGACGACTTTACAAATTTTAGATGTTTTGGAAAAACATGAGGTGCATGCAACGTTCTTTCAATTAGGTATGAATGTAGTTGAATATCCCGAGATTAGTAAAAAGGTTTATGAAAAAGGGCATAAAATAGGCAACCATTCTTTTTCTCATGCTAACTATGCGACTATTTCTGATGATGAAGTGAAAGAAGAAATGCGTCTGACACAAGAGGCTGTGGCAACTGCGACAGGAGCAACGCCCAAACTTTATCGTATGCCGTATGGGATTGGTGGACAACGTGTGGTAGAAATGTTTCCTGATTTGCAAACTGTTTTTTGGAATATTGATTCTTTAGATTGGGAGTTTCGTGACTCCGATAAAACCGTAAGCGAAATTATGAATACTGTCAAACATCGCTCAATTGTATTAATGCATGATATTTATCCAGAAAATGTTGAAACTTTGGATCGGATTATTCCGTATTTAAAGGATCAAGGTTATATCTTTTGTTTCCCTGATCAAATATTAGATGCAGATACGTATTTGGATTAA
- a CDS encoding NADPH-dependent FMN reductase: MTKLGVIVGSIRKNSYSGMVANAIAKLYPSDYEVEFIEIANLPLYNQDSDANSPAEYTDFRAKVASQDAILFVTPEHNRSVPAALKNALDIASRPWGENVWAGKPALIASQSISNLSGFGANHHLRQSLAFLNMPTVQQPEVYLANSQNLFDEDGQLVNEGTSDFLQTAVDAHVELINKLA; this comes from the coding sequence ATGACAAAATTAGGGGTAATCGTAGGTAGTATTCGTAAAAATAGTTATTCTGGTATGGTAGCCAATGCTATCGCTAAGTTATATCCTTCAGATTATGAAGTAGAATTTATCGAAATTGCTAACTTACCATTATATAATCAAGATTCTGATGCAAATAGTCCAGCAGAATATACTGATTTTCGTGCTAAAGTTGCTAGTCAAGATGCTATCTTATTTGTAACACCAGAACATAACCGTTCAGTTCCTGCAGCCTTAAAAAATGCTTTAGATATTGCTTCTCGTCCTTGGGGTGAAAATGTTTGGGCTGGTAAGCCAGCGTTAATTGCTAGTCAATCAATTTCAAATTTAAGTGGATTTGGTGCTAATCACCATCTACGTCAATCGCTAGCTTTCTTAAATATGCCAACGGTACAACAACCGGAAGTCTATTTAGCTAATTCACAAAATCTATTTGATGAAGATGGTCAATTAGTTAACGAAGGGACGTCTGATTTCTTACAAACAGCTGTGGACGCTCACGTCGAATTAATTAACAAATTAGCCTAA
- a CDS encoding superoxide dismutase family protein produces the protein MSLKKLVSLASASLLLGGFVSYGSIALAQEASSEAISESVEMTDSAVESESVVDSESTDESATDEEYAFEVVVDVINNEEEVMGTATFREDQAGLVTLELELEGVEPGEYGMHIHEVGLATAPTFEDAGAHFNPTDVEHGTESETGPHAGDLPNLVVGEDGTVNETIEIPDVTLDPEGENTLNGTDGTTLIIHTQADDYVSQPTGDAGDRMLAAVIFAPLEDSEFYTEESDPESSDSAEASTEETTESVVEESSEESAE, from the coding sequence ATGTCATTGAAAAAATTAGTTTCATTAGCAAGTGCGAGCTTATTATTAGGTGGATTTGTCTCTTACGGATCAATTGCTTTAGCCCAAGAGGCTAGCAGTGAAGCAATAAGCGAATCCGTTGAAATGACCGACTCAGCCGTTGAAAGTGAATCAGTTGTTGATTCTGAATCAACCGACGAATCAGCTACCGACGAAGAATATGCATTCGAAGTTGTTGTTGACGTGATTAACAATGAAGAAGAAGTTATGGGAACAGCTACTTTTAGAGAAGACCAAGCAGGTTTAGTAACATTAGAATTAGAATTAGAAGGTGTTGAACCTGGTGAATACGGGATGCATATTCATGAAGTTGGTTTAGCAACTGCACCAACGTTTGAAGATGCTGGCGCTCATTTTAATCCAACTGATGTAGAACATGGGACTGAATCTGAAACTGGACCACATGCTGGTGACTTACCTAACTTGGTAGTTGGAGAAGATGGGACAGTCAATGAAACCATCGAAATCCCCGACGTGACTTTAGACCCAGAAGGTGAAAATACCCTTAACGGAACAGATGGAACGACTTTAATTATCCATACACAAGCAGATGATTATGTATCACAACCAACAGGTGATGCTGGGGATCGTATGTTAGCCGCTGTTATATTCGCTCCATTAGAAGATAGTGAATTCTATACTGAAGAATCTGACCCAGAAAGTTCTGATTCAGCTGAAGCATCTACAGAAGAAACCACTGAATCAGTAGTCGAAGAGTCTTCAGAAGAATCTGCAGAATAA